One window of Actinomycetota bacterium genomic DNA carries:
- a CDS encoding aldose 1-epimerase, whose protein sequence is MSDRGSGGLKPRPPVDKGLGPAIRVGVVDGEPAVTLTAGELEATFLPGLGLLGTALRHRGEDLLALPGGVAGYRDRHVTGLPILAPWANRLPSWRYRAAGVEVDLEGLDLATDPGGLPIHGTLTARRGWRLERLAAEADRALLEASFDHDARPELLAAFPFPHTLTVAAVVEEASLAVTTTLAATGDRPVPVGFGWHPYLRLPGAPRAAWRLLLPDRTHLELDGRGLPTGKASAEPAEADPVGDRTYDDLYTLEQDPAARRLGLEAAGRRLLVDYGDGYDHAQVFAPPGAEFVCLEPMTVPTAALAAGTTPLVQPGGTFTARFTILVEDA, encoded by the coding sequence GTGAGTGACCGGGGGTCCGGGGGCCTCAAGCCCAGGCCCCCGGTGGACAAAGGGCTCGGCCCCGCCATCCGGGTCGGGGTGGTCGACGGGGAGCCGGCCGTGACCCTGACCGCCGGGGAGCTGGAGGCCACCTTCCTGCCCGGGCTGGGGCTGCTCGGCACCGCCCTGCGCCACCGCGGCGAGGACCTGCTGGCCCTGCCCGGCGGGGTCGCCGGCTACCGCGACCGGCACGTCACCGGCCTGCCCATCCTCGCCCCCTGGGCCAACCGGCTGCCCTCCTGGCGCTACCGCGCCGCCGGGGTCGAGGTCGACCTCGAAGGCCTGGACCTGGCCACCGACCCGGGCGGGCTGCCGATCCACGGCACCCTGACCGCCCGGCGGGGCTGGCGGCTGGAGCGGCTGGCCGCCGAGGCCGACCGGGCCCTGCTGGAGGCCAGCTTCGACCACGACGCCCGGCCGGAGCTGCTGGCGGCGTTCCCGTTCCCCCACACCCTCACCGTGGCCGCCGTGGTCGAGGAGGCGTCGCTGGCGGTGACCACCACCCTGGCCGCGACCGGCGACCGGCCCGTCCCGGTCGGCTTCGGCTGGCACCCCTACCTCCGGCTCCCGGGCGCGCCCCGGGCGGCCTGGCGGCTGCTGCTCCCCGACCGCACCCACCTGGAGCTGGACGGCCGGGGCCTGCCCACCGGCAAGGCGTCCGCCGAGCCGGCCGAGGCCGACCCGGTCGGCGACCGCACCTACGACGACCTCTACACCCTGGAGCAGGACCCCGCCGCCCGCCGCCTCGGCCTGGAGGCGGCCGGCCGCCGCCTGCTGGTCGACTACGGCGACGGTTACGACCACGCCCAGGTCTTCGCCCCTCCGGGGGCCGAGTTCGTCTGCCTGGAGCCGATGACCGTCCCCACCGCCGCCCTGGCCGCCGGCACCACCCCGCTGGTCCAGCCCGGCGGCACCTTCACCGCCCGCTTCACCATCCTGGTCGAGGACGCCTAG
- the gnd gene encoding decarboxylating 6-phosphogluconate dehydrogenase yields the protein MQLGMIGLGRMGANLVRRLQRAGHQCVVHDRNQAAVAQLEGEGAAGAASLEELVAKLDRPRAAWVMVPAGVAGKVVEELAGRLEAGDVVIDGGNSYYRDDMQRAEALAARGLHYLDVGTSGGVFGLERGYCLMIGGEAEVVARLDPLFRALAPGLEAAGRTPGRQGDPAPEELGYLHCGPAGAGHFVKMVHNGIEYGIMAAYAEGLNILRKANVGKRTEEASAEAAPLRDPAFYRYDFDVAAVAEVWRRGSVIGSWLLDLTAHALLQDPTVAGFSGRVSDSGEGRWTVAAAVETGVPAHVLTTALYERFSSRGEADFAEKLLSAMRKEFGGHEELPTGE from the coding sequence ATGCAGCTTGGCATGATCGGCCTCGGCCGGATGGGCGCCAACCTGGTCCGGCGGCTGCAGCGCGCCGGCCACCAGTGCGTCGTCCACGACCGCAACCAGGCCGCCGTCGCCCAGCTGGAGGGCGAGGGGGCGGCCGGCGCCGCCTCCCTTGAGGAGCTGGTGGCCAAGCTGGACCGGCCAAGGGCGGCCTGGGTGATGGTCCCGGCCGGGGTCGCGGGCAAGGTCGTGGAGGAGCTGGCCGGCCGGCTGGAGGCCGGCGACGTGGTCATCGACGGCGGCAACTCCTACTACCGCGACGACATGCAGCGGGCCGAGGCGCTCGCCGCCCGGGGCCTGCACTACCTGGACGTCGGCACCAGCGGCGGGGTGTTCGGGCTGGAGCGGGGCTACTGCCTGATGATCGGCGGCGAGGCCGAGGTGGTGGCCCGCCTCGACCCGCTGTTCCGGGCCCTGGCCCCGGGGCTGGAGGCGGCCGGGCGGACCCCGGGCCGCCAGGGCGACCCGGCGCCCGAGGAGCTCGGCTACCTCCACTGCGGACCGGCCGGGGCCGGCCACTTCGTGAAGATGGTCCACAACGGGATCGAGTACGGGATCATGGCCGCCTACGCCGAGGGCCTGAACATCCTCCGCAAGGCGAACGTCGGCAAGCGCACCGAGGAGGCCAGCGCCGAGGCGGCGCCCCTGCGCGACCCCGCCTTCTACCGCTACGACTTCGACGTCGCCGCCGTGGCCGAGGTGTGGCGCCGGGGCAGCGTGATCGGGTCGTGGCTGCTCGACCTGACCGCCCACGCCCTGCTCCAGGACCCCACGGTGGCCGGGTTCTCGGGGCGGGTGTCGGACTCGGGCGAGGGGCGCTGGACGGTGGCCGCGGCGGTCGAGACGGGCGTGCCCGCCCACGTGCTCACCACCGCCCTGTACGAGCGGTTCTCCTCCCGCGGGGAGGCCGACTTCGCCGAGAAGCTGCTGTCGGCCATGCGCAAGGAGTTCGGCGGTCACGAGGAGCTGCCCACCGGTGAGTGA
- a CDS encoding Gfo/Idh/MocA family oxidoreductase, producing the protein VGIWGRDPAKTAAAAERFGVAGHTDLDGLLAEVDAVAIAVPPDVQAELAVRAAAAGRHLLLDKPLALSLEAADRVAAAVAGAGVASLVFFTLRFLPEVAAWMEDAQGGDWHGGDGAWLGTALEPGSPFAGSLWRRRKGALWDLGPHLLALAVPALGPVERVAAGTGLGDTVHLVLGHQGGASSTLTLSQTVPEAAEGRSFQLYGPRGRSAVPPFELAHLAALAEAIRQLTAMVAGGATSHPCDVRLGRDTVAVLDAADRFLTAAPESRSAGVAR; encoded by the coding sequence TGGTGGGCATCTGGGGCCGGGACCCGGCCAAGACCGCGGCGGCCGCCGAGCGCTTCGGCGTCGCCGGCCACACCGACCTGGACGGGCTGCTGGCCGAGGTGGACGCGGTGGCCATCGCCGTCCCCCCGGACGTGCAGGCCGAGCTGGCCGTGCGGGCCGCGGCCGCCGGGCGCCACCTCCTGCTCGACAAGCCGCTGGCCCTGTCGCTGGAGGCCGCCGACCGGGTCGCCGCCGCGGTGGCCGGCGCCGGGGTCGCCTCCCTGGTGTTCTTCACCCTCCGGTTCCTGCCCGAGGTCGCCGCCTGGATGGAGGACGCCCAGGGCGGGGACTGGCACGGCGGCGACGGCGCCTGGCTCGGAACGGCCCTGGAGCCGGGCAGCCCCTTCGCCGGCTCGCTCTGGCGGCGGCGCAAGGGCGCCCTCTGGGACCTCGGCCCCCACCTGCTCGCCCTGGCCGTCCCCGCCCTCGGCCCGGTCGAGCGGGTGGCCGCCGGCACCGGCCTTGGCGACACCGTCCACCTGGTCCTCGGCCACCAGGGCGGCGCCTCCAGCACCCTGACCCTCAGCCAGACCGTCCCCGAGGCCGCGGAAGGGCGGAGCTTCCAGCTCTACGGCCCCCGCGGCCGCTCGGCCGTCCCGCCGTTCGAGCTCGCCCACCTGGCCGCTCTGGCCGAGGCCATCCGCCAGCTCACGGCCATGGTCGCCGGCGGCGCGACCAGCCACCCCTGCGACGTCCGCCTGGGCCGCGACACGGTGGCCGTCCTCGACGCCGCCGACCGGTTCCTGACCGCCGCCCCCGAGTCCCGCTCGGCCGGCGTGGCCCGCTGA